In the Augochlora pura isolate Apur16 chromosome 7, APUR_v2.2.1, whole genome shotgun sequence genome, AactaaaaagagaaaaactaTGTTGTATTcagatttatgaaaaaaaattctacctctttctcatatttataaaaggtAGACATCTTGCGTAACGTGAACGGACACGTGCCATACGCACGCAAagtgtaatatattgtatttgttttttcATACTGTGAAACAACTAGGGTGTACCGTGTGTCACTTTGGGTGTccagttttattttgcaaagatAGTGTGGACTATTTATTTTGACACCTTTAACATACGGTGGCGGATCATCTATGAAATAGATTGATTAGAATTAGTAGTGTTCGTGTCATTTAGATAACAttcttaatataaaacttttataaagtgatttaacttattttccaacatatttaaaatcgttacACTTACGTGGATAATACACTCTTTTCCCCTCATTTTTATAGACTAATACTGTTATGTATTCTTGATTTTCCCGGAAGTCTGCGATGTCAGTGATATGTCTTGTAAGAAGAATCCATATAGCGCCTGTAACATTGCTTTGCGCCTCTAGCAAAAACTGCGGGTTATCGCCTATATTATACGCATCTTTTGCTGGACCAACACCTGCATTCCACATCCTATTAAACAAGTGATTTCAATCAAGTTCTGCACACGCAGATCAATCTTCAATTAGAATACATAGTAATCACAACTTACTGGTGCATACAGTAAGTGTAATGGAATAGACCTGGATTCCAGTTCATATGAAACACATCGAAAAAGCGGCAGATACTATCGTAATCGATCCAAAATATACCATTATCAAATTGTGACGCAGAATCTGGATCATAATTcaatgtttcttttaaatcattGGTCCAATGTACGGTATCGAGTTCAGAATAATTCCCCTTCCATCGTAAATGTGACCAGGGGTTTTTAAGTAGCAGCAATCTTTCATCCTacgagataaatataattttgaataaaatattaattttgttatagcTTCTTTGTTAAAAACTAATgactaacatttatttttctgacatCAAGAACTGCGTAGGCATGAGATGGTACAAGGCCAGTCCTGTCAGCATCTAAATCAGACAACTTCCCAGTGGCTACAGTCACTAGTACATCTCCTTTATGTAATCGTGTTAATAAAACGTTAAATAAGTTATCCTTATTAAAGTCTGGTTCCTCTGGTCTTATGGCCCATCTTTCTGGTATCCAACTAGTCAGAGCATGTAAATCTATATTCTACAGAAACGAATATTTAGTTGGTACTGATCATAtcttaataaatgaatagcGACATGTTAGATGAAAAAGTAACTTACACTATTGGAGCCAGGAAAATCATAACCACCCATTACTTTCATATAAGCCTTCTCGAGTAACGAGATCCACAGCTCGCCATGATTGCTAGAGTAGGAACAAAGTAATTGGTTGTATCGGCTTACAGGCAATAAGTCATCTATTATAACTTTGCGTGGAACACCGTTAATGTGAAGTTTCACCATGTACTTTCCTAGCATAAAATACTCGCgatttaattcttattaaaataaatttctggtGAGATAACAAATGGCTAGAAATCCATGATTTCAAAAAATCTAAACTACTGCTTACCGAAAGGATTATAAATTGGTtctttgtttctattttgtgGATAAATAATAGATGTAATTAATCTACGACCAAATCTTCTTTCGTATTGAGCACTAACGGCAAGAGACGCGACAAAAGAACAATCAGAAACAACCTGAAATTGTAGATGAAATTGTAGTTCAAATGATAATGATTATTGGCAAATGAATGACCAAAAATTCTTACGAACAGTTTGTTTTATGCTGTAATAATCAACATGATGAGTCATAAGCATAGTTGGCTCGGGAAACAATTCTTCTGGACGTGCCCATCTTGCAAAGTCTGGTTTCTGCTTTGGCGCTAGTTCTAATAAACCGTCCTTATCAGTGAATGGAAGGGGAAAATGAAAGTTCTCTGTAAGATCAATGCtcataaaaggaagaaacttatggtcATTGATGTGAGAACTATGATGCAACACCCATTTCTCCTCATCGGAGTAACTGCTACTACCGCCGCTTACTTTCAAATAAACACTGCTACCATGATGCAAAGATGGCTGAGGTTGCTTtcctaaataatataaaacattttctataatagaaaattattaaacaaaaactacTTCAATGTTCAAGATCAAGGTAACATCATTACCAGTGTTAATGGAATTTGTAGAAGTTGCAACATCTGGTGATGCTTTTACGTTTTCATCTAAATCTATATCTAGATTTGTTTCTGGTACTGGAGGCAATTTTGACAATGTTTCAAGAATGTCATTGCTGTCGACTAATTTTACACCTTTCAAAGATTCTGCTCTGTCCAAGGCCAGTCGAATAAGAGCTGTTAATTTTCCTTTCACTTCAGGATCCGTAGTTTTCTGTAATCATAGTTAAAGCCAATTCTTAATATTCCACAGAGGATTAATCtgtgtatataattgtttcaaatatttaattagtacGCACGAATTTTAGTCCAAGCTCAGCAGCATCTGTATACAGCTTTATAGCTACATCTTTCGAGCCTGATTCATCCGCATCTTGAGCTTGATTTACAAGGAACATACATCTTTGTATTTCTGATTGATGCACAGGTTGTGCACTATGGTGTTTTCTGTCTTCTTCATTGACTGtaatattgaattacattattagtctatgtatttacataatatatagaCGGACTGAAAGTAGCAAACTTACTCAAAGATTGTATAGCTATTACTCTATCTTGATACTCTGTAACTTTTTGAGCGTATACAGGATCGTTTAATTCGGCAAGAGATTTAATAGCAATGTTATAATAGTACATTGCTTGCTTATGTTGACTGTTACTGTCAAACTGCACAGCTTTTCGGGCCGCATTTTGTGCAGCTTCTAAAGTCATCTTGTAAACTCGTGctattatattagtaattttaaatatataaatgccTCGCCTCCCCTGGATTACATATGCAGCCAATGTATCGCATGCTCATCTAATTTCACTGAAATGATGTTTAAAACTTCAATGACACATTCAATTCAAATTGCATTAAGTGCGATTCTATTTactctttataaatatttacgatataTTGGCAATAGTAATGTTATAACATATTGTTATGTTTGTAGCGTACTTATGATTTCTTAATagtttgcaataaattataattatttttatcttgccATAATAAACTGTATAGGTTAGGTATTGCTCGGTTACATTTCATGTATGTTAAGAATGCTCGTTCAATtaactgtatatttttcaCTCGATTCAATGAATGATATCACTGCAATCAATCATCATTAAACttgaaattagaatattttttttattaatgagaattattatttatttattattgaacgAATGATTTCACTGCAATGAATCACCACTGAACTTGAAATTGGAATGCTTTCCAAAATTCCCGCCCTTGCGACAATCGAGCCGAGGATCCCGGATCATTTCGTTCAGTTAAACTCTGGCCTTCCGTGCAGACGGAGACTGGTAGGGAAAACTGTCTATGAGGGAAACTTTGATTAGCTCTTCtttagaattttgtttatcTCATGTGAAAATTTacatcgtttaattaaaagtataaacaatttgttttcgACTTAGACAAACAATATCAGCGTAAGATGTCTACATTTCCCGAATGTAACCTTAAAATTCCTTGTTTGACAGTTGCATAAATTAGCAACAAATAGTACCCGTTGATTCTCATTTATCAGTAGTTGATTATTGTACACTAAAAATGAGTGATTCCGAAGACGAGAATTATGTGGCCTTTGGTGTTCCTCTCGATCCTATAGACGAAGGTATGGTTATGTATTTCAAAACGAGGCGGCGCATGTTTAGAAAGATGTTTCTTTTACCGCagcttattttcattttggaatttttgtaGAGAATATACCAAGAAAGAAGCCCGTGACAATCGAGGAACAGTATGCATATGATGCATACGGTAGACGCAGATTTCATGGAGCATTTACGGGCGGTTTCTCTGCTGGATATTTTAACACTGTTGGCACTAGAGATGGATGGAGACCACAACAGTTCAAGTCTTCCAGAGGCAGTAAAGCGGAGAGCGTTGCTCAACGACCTGAAGATTTTATGGACGAAGAGGATACAAGCCAATTTGGAATTGCTCCGAAAGGTATCCGTGCTACAAGTGATTATGCCGATCATGGTCAAAGAGGAGTAAAACGGGAGAGAAGTAATCGTGATAGTAGTGGTCCCATTCCTGGTACTCCTGTATTAAAGGAGCTTTTAAAACCTGCAAAGTAagtaactatttaatttttcgagaaatgCGAAAACATGTAAATGTTAGtttgaatgaatattttatcaaattttcagAGACACAGTTGGTATTATGTTACTGAAACAAATGGGTTGGAGACCAGGACAGGGTATAGGATCCAGACTCACTAAGAAAGAGAAGgctaaaattaagaaaagaaatgacAAAATAAGAGCATTAAAACAACAGTATGGTAAAGCTGGTTCTGGAACTAGTTCAGATGAATCAGAGGATGACTATGGAGATGTTACATTTGCTCCTGATGATTATGAACCATTTAGGTAATTCAAGATTCAGTATAATGCTGCTTTggtagataataatattactagtagtaatgtacatatatttttttacagatGTAATccaaaagataattattttggtaTTGGATACAGTGGATTAGACAGAAGAACCATACTTTCAGGGCacattgatttatttgataCTCCTGCGTTTAGTGtgcaagagaaaaataaaaaattatcaatacaTGGCCAAGCGTTTGGCGTTGGCGCTTTTGAAGCCGACGATGaagatatttatgaaagaGAGGACATGTCCCGCTATGATTTTTCGTTAGGTCCAGAACGCAAAGCTAAGTCTAGGTGGTCAGATAATAGCAATTCaaaaaactgtaataattgcCTAGAAGGTTTTCTGCCggcaaaaaataaattgcagcaGAAAAAGATTTATCCACCTCCGGAGTTGCCTAAAGACTATGTACCGGTGCACGTGGTCAGAAAAAGTCGATTTTATCCACCGATTGAAAACATTCCTCGCACAGTAGAAAATGGGAAGCGTACAGATCTTACAGCTGCTGATAGGGCTAGAATATTGGAAGATACGCATACTGTTAAAAAAGTATCGGATACGCATCCGAACGCAGTGCCGTCGGTTGCTTCCaacattatttctaaaacGTTAAATTTACATGGGAAACAACAAACAGAGGAAAGACAAAAATTAGAGAATCAACAAGCTAAGGCAGCCACCTCGTGGATGGATAAACTCAATGTTCAGAGTTTCGTTAAAGGCGGTATCGTTGGCAAAGAAGCTGAAGGAAGTCTAAAGAAGctagaagaatttaaagacTCATCTAAAAACGATGAAGGTCAAATTACAAACAAGTTAGAGGGAGATAGCTCTATGGAAAAAAGCACAGCAAAAGCGTCTTTCGGAGATTCTGATAAGCAGAAACGctttgaacaatatttagaCCTTTTGAAGGAAGGTGAAAAACATAAGCTGGATAGTATACAACCACTATCAATGACCGAGTGGGATAGAGAACATGAACGAGAAGAATTTGAACAAGCGGTCAGATTGTTTGAGCAGCCAACCAATGACAATGTCTTGAACAAGTTTACGCATGCCGGTGAGTCTACATGTAGTGGTATCGTTCCTGAAAAGTGCGATTTAGAAAACGATATGAAGCAAGctgtgaaaatgaaattgtttggGAAACTGACTAGAGAGCGCATAGAATGGAAACCAATGAGTATAGTCTGCAAGAGGTTCAATATTCCAGAACCGAAAGTCGGATGTGCTCAGCCTGAGCTGAAGAATAAAGCAACgaagttttcaattttcgattcGCTCGATTTCAGCCATCCTTCGAAATTCTTGAAAGCAACCGATACTGTAACAAAGCCGCTAGAGAAAATTGATTCTGGATTGAAAGACAGAAATGTAACAAATGATGCAGTTCCAGAGATAAAGGTGCACGATGATCTGTCTACCAACGAGGTTCAAGAAATAGAACATATATCAGAAAAAGTCAGAAATTTCGAGGCGTCTTATGAAAAAATCTTTGGTAAAGAAGTTCAAGAAACAGCTCCTACAATTTCCGAAGTCAAACAAAACTTGAACATTCAAACAGACTCGAGTACAGCATTGAAAGATTTAGAAATAGCAGCCACAAATCAGGACGATAGTAATACATTAAACCAGGTACCAAAGAATACGTctgaagaaaagaaagatcttttcaaatcaattttcttaagTAGCAGCGAAGAATCGGACTCAGAGCCGGAAGAGAGTATAGACAGTGAGGCTGTAAAGTCAGTGCTAATTGGTAAACCTGCAGCTGAAATGAATACAAAAAGGAATACTTCTCCACCGAGAGGAATTTTTGCTAAATTAGACTTGGATAATCTGCTCTCTAGTTCAAAGAATAGCGAacaagcaaataaaaatgtgagaaCGGAAATAGATGAAAATAGAGCATCTCATTCTGAAATAGTAACTGTGCCGAATGAAAGCAATGAGACTAGTACGAATTTGGAGGAGCCAATAATGTTACCAGACATGTATGGACCAGCTCTTCCCTCGAGACTCGTCAAAGTCGAAGATTCTACATCCGAAGCAACCAGTTTTCAAACCTCGAAACCTGTGTTCAGAAGTGTTGTAACCAAACCTAAGACGGATACAAAGATTTCTGGAGTGTGGGTGGAGAAAAGGAAAGCGAAAAAAgtgaagaaggagaagaagaagcacAAGCATAAAGAACATAAAAGTTCTAAGCATAAACGAAAATCGAAGAAGGAAAGACGTAGCAGTTCGTAGACCAGAAGATGAAGCtgcaatatagaaataaaacgagCAAAGATATTGTAATAACAACGGGCGCATTGTTTCTTTATTGTATGATTTTTCCTTGTTTGCAGCACTGcgtttacatttaattaacagtTTGAAAATGCTCCTGCAATTACAAGTACAAGTTTGTAATTACAATCAGTAAAGGCACATCCGatatgtacaaaaatatatataaatatatatatgtgcgTTTGTatgtatctatatatatttttgtatagctCTAATACGCGAAATTGAGcaatctttattttctctttaatcATAGCGTTATTTGTTGTCAGACATTTGTACAGAAACGTTGTACAATTACTTGCTCGATGTCATAGAGTTCCTTGAAGGTGGTCTGCTGTGATTTGTGGAGTTCAGCTTCTTCTCGACgctaaaatatatacattagataaaattgttttcattttcccATTATCATGAAGTGTTCTGCATTCATacgtatttattaatgaaCATAGTAATCGAGTAAAAGTTACTATTCCTATAACTTTACGTCAAGAATCAAGgaatatgtttctttttcaGATATTCCATCAtgatttgtacaatttatccAGTTGTTATAAacgattgttataaatataaacttttttatttatatcacaatggtttttttttctccactTGCTAGGTGGAAATTGGTACGCACCTGCTACTTCTAGAACCTCTTTTGAACATGTCTGTCAATTTTTTCttcagatttttcttctcagtCTTCTCGTTGATACTTGTCTCGGAACCAGATGTCTAtagaacagaaaattaatttaatacattgttCAGCcgataatgtaattattttcttcgtttaccTGAAGATCTATGGAAACATTTGGATCGTCCACGCTGGCCGATTTGGTCAACTTACTCGTGAGTTTCTTCATTAAACCTTTACTATGCTTCTTATCTCGTTCTAACATTTCGCTTTTTGTAGAGCCAGTTGAGAGGCGACTGAttacgaacaaataaaaaaaagattaattgtttaagtatattaaaaactatCTTCGTcgcgaatatattaatattacctaTCCACACTAGAATCTCTCTGCAAGCTCATAGTTCCGCCGTCAATATCTGAACTTTCTAGCGACTGCATACTGGATAAGTTGCTATCGGTACCCCATATGCGTTGCGactgaaacaataaataaatgatttaggAATTCATACTTTCGATAATTAAAGCAACATATGTACGAACTTCTTCGTTCCGAGCTGTTTGTTCTAAAGATAAACTTTTTCTCTGCAATCGTGGTTTGGAACGGTTCGTTGTCATGCCTTTTCCTGGATCACTCTCCACGGACGTTGATCTGTGAGGTAAACCATtcatttatatagtataagtaCACCATGCTCAGAACTCAGAACGTAACAGTCATTTATAGTGACACGTACCTTTTTCCAAGTTTCTTCATCCGCATCACGTTCGTCTCATCcgcaattttctttgaatCCTTCAACTCTCTGGCCACgtccattaattttttaatagtatattcCAATTTATCTGTCCTTTCACCCAATTGAGAATTTGAcccttataaaaataatatatattcatacaaTAGAGATTGATCGTTCTTTTAAGTTTATTCCGTAAAGAATTAGTGTTTGTACCTCTTAGATCGCTCTTTGAGTCCAACAGTGGCGACGATTCTCTTGATTTTGGTCCCTACATGACATCAACCATTTATTAcacacattttattattatattgattcacctatatgtataattgACGCACCTTTAATCGCCTAGGCGGAGTAGGTGTGTAAGTACTCGAAGTTCCGTTTTCAGCTATGCCGTTTAATTCGGGGAACAGTTTTGTTAAATCGTTGACTTGTTGTAATAACACATTGATATTCCGTAATTCAGTTTGCTCCTGTCTagattttttcataattgcaTCTCGGAGCTCTTCCCGCTCCTTCTCATGTCGTTCCTTCTCACGTCTCATCTTTTCATTACTGGTCCTCAATTTCGCGTGAGCGTCCCTCAGTTCAAGTAAATCACATTGTAACTGTAAAACGTATttctttttagtatttttggctgctcaaaaatgaaaaattatacaaatctaTTAAcctctaataatttcttcctGCTTTCTTCCTTCTCTTCGTCGTATACTTTCTTCAACTGATCTTGTCGTCTCTTATTCTCCAAACGTTCTTTGGAACGTTCCCTCTCAATCTAttgtaatagttttaattcaattaacgaCTTAGTAATTCTATGAAACGATATTGTGATTATACATACCTCGAACAGAGTTTGCCGTAAATCTCTTGCTAACGTAGCTGTTTCCTGCAAAAGTCTTTGATGctcttccctctctttttGCCAAGCTAATTCCATACGAACTTTTAAACCTGGAATCTTCGTTCTGCCACTCGTGAGTACTCGTTCTTCTTCCAACTACAAgtggaaatataataaaatgatttaatcgagagagagagagagagagagagagagagtgataaAATCAATCGTCTACGGTACCTCGTTAATTCGTGACTGAAGTTCTGATACTTTGACGTGACTAGCTGATTTTTCAGATACCAATTCAGCTTTCAGCCTAGAAGTTTCTAATCTTGCTTCAGAAAGTTCATCCTCCAGGCTGTTGATCTGTCTTTCTAAAATCAATTTGTTGGTACCGGATATTTCTTCCTCCTACATTCataatatacatttctattaaatttatttaaatgtctgATTGCACGTAGTTAGCAtacatgtttattaatatgtaattaattttgcggGGTTATTGAAATCGATAACGAGGAAAACCAACCTCGTCAGACTTTCCGGAGGATACGTTCGAGTGTCTACTTCTTGTAGATTTCAGATCTGCGATAGTTTTCTGAGCGCCTTCAAGCATATGTTTATAAGTATCGCGTTCGCGTTTGTACCGAGACAATTGGTTTTGGATAGTGTGAATTTCATCGTTGATGGCGGTGATCCTATGCTCGTATCGCATTTTGCACTGGGCAAGGTCCGCTTTCTTCGCTTTCTCCATGTTCTCCAAGGCGATTTTCAACTTTCGTATTTCGGATTCAAGTGCCACGGTGTCTGGTGTTATAGCTTGATGGATCTTCGAAACAGCTTCATAATCTTTTAGTTTGTCCGAAAGATCATCATTCTGCGGAATACAAATTAACAAATCAATGATCGATAACTACatgtaaatttcaattttaatcgtaCGTCTTAGCTTACCGCCTTTCTTATATCTTCTAATCGCGTAACTAACGTATTGTTCTCTTTCTTCAAATTACTAATATCGTTGTTCAAGTCTGTTATTAAAGCTTTGTTCGGCAATTCGCTTTCCTTCAGCCGTTTCTAAGAGATAAAAGTAAACGAAAAAGATTTTACAAatcttaaaatgtttaatattttcattcgtaaAAAGCACCATTGAATTTACCTCAAAGTTAACTTTCTCAGACTTCCATTCGCTTTCTTTCAGTTTGATAGATTGCCGTAAGGTCTCCAATTCCTTGCGAATGCCGCTCAATTCTATGTTTTGTTCTCTTAGTTTCCTACAAGCGAAcgattatatgtacatacagttgcaacagatttaaaaaatattgtgacAAGTTCCTACACAACTTACTTATTAAGGGCCTCGTTATCTTCTTCAGACTGCTTCTTAAAATTCACAAGCGCGTTATGCTTTTCACTGAGGTTGTTGTACTCCTGCTGACCCTTCTTCAGCTCGTTCTCCAGATCTGTAATATAAGACACTGTTGTCTCATCCAGAGTGTTCAGTTGAAATGATTTCAAGGATTACATATAATGACGTAAAGTCGATTTTTGTAGGTGGATGCGTAGAATTTTCGTGGGACGTTCACCATTATCACAGTAAAGAGACTTACTCAAAATCTTCTCATTATACGTTTGTCTCATCTCATTCATTTTCTTTGTGTTCATTCCAGTCTTCTCTAACGAACTGATCTTCTTCTTCAGCTCGGACACTTCGGACTCCTTTGACTTTTTCTCTTGGTCGAATTCACGTTGCAcgttctccctttctttctttaattgaGATATTTCGGCCGTCAGAACATTTATCTTCGTAGCGTTGGAGGACTTTGCGGTCTCGAGTTCTTTCTTCAGCCGTTTCACTTCGGTATCCAGCTTGGTCTTCGTTTGTTCAACCTTCGTTACAAGAAAGCCCAATATGAGTACTAAACTTGATTTATCTTATTGTGGAACTATTAACACAGAATTTTGACCACCACACCGCATTCGTAGTGGTACTTATTTAATGAGACACTCACAGAAGATATCGATTGCGTCATTTTCGACTCTCTTTCCGTGTACGCCGATAAATCATCCTGTAATTTTTTACATCTGTCACGTTCCTGCGTCAATTCCTTCTTAAGTTCAGTTatcgatttttctaatttcactCCATCCTTCTCCGAAGACTTAGCTGCTTCTGCAAAAAACCAGCGGAGCTTTAGAAAATCTTTACAAAGTCCGCTTATTTGTTATACAAGAATACCTAAGTCCTTCTTCAATTGAACAACTTCATTGTACACTTTCAATTTCTCTGCAGAAAGCGACAGAAGCTTCGACTttagtttctctttctcctcggaTAAGGCTGATTTTTCCTCGTCCCATGCTTTCCTTTCCACGTCCCTCAATGATACAGCTTCGTCCAATTTCTTCTTCACTGTAACGTTTGAATACAATGTAAGAACATAATGTAAGAAACAAAGGCTGATCAGGTCACTCACTGTTCTGTAGGTCTGCATTTTTATCATCTCCTTTCAGAGATAGCTGcggttttttcttttctttttcatggGATAGTTCTTTCGTCATAGATTCGAGCTTCTCTTTCAGTAATTCGTGTTCCTTTAGAAGTTCATCGTACTTGCCATGATCCTTGAATTTCAGTTCCTGAATCTCTACATCTTTGCCCTcggaaatatttgtaaaaatagtcATCATGTCTcctaaaatataaacgatatttttctcaGGACTTATCTCCATGCATAAAGCATCTATGAAGTAGGAAATTAGCatgttctttaaattaataataaaagaattaaacatTCACATGGGCACGCAAATATCTATAAAACGGGcccattaaaaaattgaaagaaacaaGTTTCGAAACGATTTAGGTACTCGTTGTTAGCCAATGGCGAACCTATTTCTTTCTCCATTTCATCCACCACTTTCTTCAATTGTACTTTGGTTGTGAAATCGGTTGTCTTTCTTTGCGGCCGATTTTGGAAATCGTTTTTAATCTTCTGCAAAGTCTCGTCGACCTTTTTCACCTGGAATTCGTTCACGATTAACGTTGGCAATTTCTGTTTACGATACGATCACCGTTTAGAAGCCGTTCTACCTGTTCATACTTCGTCTCTAGTGTCGTTTTTTCGGTCTCCAACTCCTCGACCTTACGCTCCACTTTCCTCAGCTTGAATGATaaaattcgacaatttttattcgactgttCCAAACTTTTTCGCAGACGGACGTACTCGTCCGCTTGCTCATCCCTtaagaatacaaaatattcgtGTATTATGCGTTTCATTTATGTCGTCGTAACAGTGCGGCGTTACGGAACCGGATAGACATAAAGCGGCCAAACCAAGTTTCGGTTGTTTACGCGGACTCGGATTTTTATTGCCTTATTTACGGAACCGAAATTTATTTGGAGATTCACTTCCttcattaaacattttattacactttTGAAAATGTGTAACGAAGTTAAAACCTGACTCATTGTATCGTACAAAATGTAAGTTCAGTATAAGAGTAGTCCGcagaaagatataaatatagaaaaataaaatgtaggCCTAAAGTGTGCAAAAGATCTCTACAATGTTGATAATATTATCAGACTATTGCAGAACTATCGGAGATTCGTTTCGCATGATAGAATTCTTGAAGATCTTGTTTGAGAGGGAGTTATCCAGTTCCGTGGGGGCAAAGCGTGATCAAAGAGACGCGACAGACATATAATTACCTCTTTGTTAATTTCTCACGTACACAATCAATTAAATGGAAGCCGAAACGCTCGGAACGGTGCTCCGTTCGTGACGGAAACACGTTGGAAGCGCGCGAACAAGTTCAGAAACATCGAAAGGGTTCGACGACAGTATAACGTTCCACATActgctctctatctctctctctctctttatttgaTCATATCGAAAGTAACGCTATCTTGTCGCGTCGGTCTTGCTCGAATCGAGACTCCGTTGTTCTATTCACGGTTTCTCTCGTTTTTGGAAGattcttccattttcttcgattGCGACcgcgaaaaattcgattcggaCGAACGGAAAAATTAGCTCGGTTCTGTTTAGAGTCGGGAAATTCGTTATCCCCGGGGCCACGATACCACCGGCATTCGATCCAGTTTCGACGAAATTGCAGTGACCATAGTTGGTGTTGGAACCGTCTCCTGTCCAAATTCGTCGTCCTGCAACAATTCAGATGGCTCATATTGCTAAAAGTATCTTTGCACTCGGTTTTCTTTGGTTTCTGTTCGCACTCGTTCCCgtctgaaattattatcgagGAATTTCGGTTTTTTTtatccttctttctctctttctctctccctctttgtCTCTGTCCGTGCCTTTTTTTGCTTTTCGTTCTCGGTTTATGCCCCGATTACGGAAACTGCAGTAAGTGGAAATCCACTGTTTTCGAGCCCCTTCAAATTGTTCGTGTGCGTTTGTTCCTGTGCCAGGTACAATGCTAATCAGCCAAACACGTTAATGTTATTCGTT is a window encoding:
- the LOC144473808 gene encoding uncharacterized protein LOC144473808 isoform X2, whose protein sequence is MHHMYSSKKGDPLCPLGFHPQVRWPTRCKRCFRDYKEHGGKRDSLRDITSSTPSLSYEQSSGRSAENGKRVWSSATNLAKDDFKNSTETSAAAAGWTSLMDLSAIDKEEERKEARRPSKLQIKEVIDNSNESTSENDVEFIIQVKKSRMPKNSVQNDDYKMDESELGRLKFQVSELQARCEKAEKEKSEILMRRLSTMETISSKSSPNEVQKLQKKNEALMQEKTSLMTKIRELEKEANTKAFRGERDREKDELRSKLKSAENLCESLMDENEDMKKEIRQLEEEIYELQDTFRDEQADEYVRLRKSLEQSNKNCRILSFKLRKVERKVEELETEKTTLETKYEQVKKVDETLQKIKNDFQNRPQRKTTDFTTKVQLKKVVDEMEKEIGDMMTIFTNISEGKDVEIQELKFKDHGKYDELLKEHELLKEKLESMTKELSHEKEKKKPQLSLKGDDKNADLQNMKKKLDEAVSLRDVERKAWDEEKSALSEEKEKLKSKLLSLSAEKLKVYNEVVQLKKDLEAAKSSEKDGVKLEKSITELKKELTQERDRCKKLQDDLSAYTERESKMTQSISSVEQTKTKLDTEVKRLKKELETAKSSNATKINVLTAEISQLKKERENVQREFDQEKKSKESEVSELKKKISSLEKTGMNTKKMNEMRQTYNEKILNLENELKKGQQEYNNLSEKHNALVNFKKQSEEDNEALNKKLREQNIELSGIRKELETLRQSIKLKESEWKSEKVNFEKRLKESELPNKALITDLNNDISNLKKENNTLVTRLEDIRKANDDLSDKLKDYEAVSKIHQAITPDTVALESEIRKLKIALENMEKAKKADLAQCKMRYEHRITAINDEIHTIQNQLSRYKRERDTYKHMLEGAQKTIADLKSTRSRHSNVSSGKSDEEEEISGTNKLILERQINSLEDELSEARLETSRLKAELVSEKSASHVKVSELQSRINELEEERVLTSGRTKIPGLKVRMELAWQKEREEHQRLLQETATLARDLRQTLFEIERERSKERLENKRRQDQLKKVYDEEKEESRKKLLELQCDLLELRDAHAKLRTSNEKMRREKERHEKEREELRDAIMKKSRQEQTELRNINVLLQQVNDLTKLFPELNGIAENGTSSTYTPTPPRRLKGPKSRESSPLLDSKSDLRGSNSQLGERTDKLEYTIKKLMDVARELKDSKKIADETNVMRMKKLGKRSTSVESDPGKGMTTNRSKPRLQRKSLSLEQTARNEESQRIWGTDSNLSSMQSLESSDIDGGTMSLQRDSSVDSRLSTGSTKSEMLERDKKHSKGLMKKLTSKLTKSASVDDPNVSIDLQTSGSETSINEKTEKKNLKKKLTDMFKRGSRSSSVEKKLNSTNHSRPPSRNSMTSSK